A genomic segment from Yimella sp. cx-51 encodes:
- the lexA gene encoding transcriptional repressor LexA, producing the protein MTKDADMAKIHHLPDDDGGRALTTRQRKVLEVIRNSVDRRGYPPSLREIGEAVGLTSPSSVAHQLSMLERKGYLRRDPNRPRAIEVISPDRDKDKRGVRGGSSVTAASESVVDETAVGDQRPAASYVPVVGRIAAGGPILAEEVVEDIFPLPKQIVGEGDLFLLKVVGDSMIDAAICEGDWVVVRQQPTADNGDIVAAMLDNEATVKTFKRKDGKVWLMPHNPAYDPIDGDHAVILGKVTAVLRRV; encoded by the coding sequence ATGACGAAGGACGCAGACATGGCCAAGATCCACCACCTGCCCGACGACGACGGCGGCCGAGCGCTCACCACCCGGCAGCGCAAGGTGTTGGAGGTCATCCGCAACTCCGTCGACCGGCGCGGATACCCGCCGAGCCTGCGCGAGATCGGTGAAGCGGTCGGGCTCACCAGTCCCAGCTCTGTGGCGCACCAGTTGTCGATGCTCGAGCGCAAGGGCTACCTGCGACGCGACCCCAACCGTCCGCGTGCGATCGAGGTGATCTCCCCCGACCGCGACAAGGACAAGCGCGGAGTCCGCGGTGGCTCCAGCGTCACTGCGGCCAGCGAGTCCGTCGTTGACGAGACCGCCGTGGGCGACCAGCGTCCGGCAGCTTCCTACGTGCCGGTGGTCGGCCGCATCGCAGCCGGTGGCCCGATCCTGGCCGAGGAAGTGGTCGAGGACATCTTCCCGCTGCCCAAGCAGATCGTGGGTGAGGGAGATCTGTTCCTGCTCAAGGTCGTGGGCGACTCGATGATCGATGCAGCCATCTGCGAAGGCGACTGGGTGGTCGTCCGTCAGCAACCCACCGCCGACAACGGCGACATCGTGGCCGCCATGCTCGACAACGAGGCAACCGTCAAGACCTTCAAGCGCAAGGACGGCAAGGTCTGGCTGATGCCGCACAACCCCGCCTACGACCCCATCGACGGCGACCACGCGGTCATCCTCGGCAAGGTGACTGCTGTCCTGCGTCGCGTCTGA
- a CDS encoding Sir2 family NAD-dependent protein deacetylase: protein MDPDRTYLAERLRDGEVLALTGAGLSTASGLPDYRGPDGQRRVEPMTIAQFRTGADARRRYWSRSYVGWERFRQAAPNGAHRHMAALEQAGLITATITQNVDGLAQEAGSTNVIELHGNLGRAICLNCGRTVDRQWMQEEFSALNPAFAADAERARELPLRPDGDVDIDESLIHDIALVDCPSCGSDLLKPDVVMFGESVPKETVEYCFALVERARTLLVVGSSLGVMSGYRFARRAAAHDIPVVLVNTGWSRAEELADRHLHRPLQEVLAEAVADVGITDRG from the coding sequence ATGGACCCAGACCGCACCTATCTTGCGGAGCGTTTGCGCGACGGTGAGGTCTTGGCTCTGACCGGTGCAGGCCTGTCGACTGCGTCCGGACTGCCCGACTATCGCGGCCCCGATGGTCAGCGTCGCGTCGAACCGATGACGATCGCCCAGTTCCGCACCGGCGCCGACGCCCGCAGGCGGTACTGGTCGCGTTCGTACGTCGGTTGGGAACGGTTTCGGCAAGCGGCGCCCAATGGTGCTCATCGCCACATGGCGGCACTGGAGCAGGCGGGGCTCATCACCGCGACTATCACCCAGAACGTCGACGGCCTTGCGCAGGAAGCCGGTTCGACCAATGTGATCGAGCTGCACGGAAACCTTGGTCGGGCGATCTGCCTGAACTGCGGCCGCACGGTCGACAGGCAATGGATGCAGGAAGAGTTCAGCGCTCTCAACCCTGCGTTCGCGGCGGACGCCGAGCGTGCCCGCGAGCTGCCGCTGCGACCCGACGGCGACGTCGACATCGACGAATCGCTCATCCACGACATCGCGCTGGTCGACTGTCCCTCCTGCGGCAGCGATCTGCTCAAACCCGATGTGGTGATGTTCGGTGAGTCCGTGCCCAAGGAGACCGTCGAGTACTGCTTCGCACTCGTGGAGCGTGCCCGCACCCTCCTGGTGGTGGGCTCCTCGCTCGGCGTCATGTCGGGTTACCGCTTCGCCCGGCGGGCCGCTGCGCACGACATCCCGGTGGTGTTGGTCAACACCGGATGGTCTCGAGCCGAAGAGCTGGCCGATCGTCATCTGCACCGGCCGTTGCAGGAAGTGCTCGCCGAAGCGGTCGCGGACGTCGGCATCACCGATCGGGGCTGA
- a CDS encoding LysR family transcriptional regulator yields MIDAAGLRVIRAIADEGSFTAAASALGYSQPAISQMVRRLEERLGTPLVERMGRNVRLTEAGEVLARHAGAVLGAISAAESEVAAIAGLQAGRVRLMAFPSSSSTLVPKALALVKKRFPQVHVTFAEGEPPQSLAALRAGECDVAVAFTYDGLQISTDNLDDFKVRELLLDHVRVALPLDHPMAKQDSVNLAELSSDPWIAGCPRCRGHLLSLADQAGFRPDVAFETEDYVAVLGLVAEGLGVSLVPDLILRSAPNARVKVLPIDPPSHRTVYAVTTPDLTRVPAVAATIEALVEAASDASCVGAPH; encoded by the coding sequence ATGATTGACGCTGCCGGACTCCGGGTGATTCGTGCCATTGCTGACGAGGGCAGTTTCACCGCTGCGGCCTCGGCGCTCGGATACTCCCAGCCGGCCATTTCGCAAATGGTGCGCCGCCTGGAGGAACGTCTCGGCACGCCGTTGGTCGAGCGGATGGGCCGCAATGTGCGGTTGACGGAGGCCGGCGAGGTGTTGGCCCGCCACGCCGGTGCTGTGCTCGGCGCGATCAGCGCGGCGGAGTCGGAAGTGGCGGCCATCGCCGGACTGCAGGCGGGGCGGGTGCGGCTCATGGCTTTCCCGTCCTCGTCCTCGACTCTGGTGCCGAAGGCGCTGGCACTGGTCAAGAAGCGTTTCCCGCAGGTGCACGTCACCTTCGCCGAGGGCGAACCGCCGCAGTCGTTGGCCGCGCTGCGCGCCGGTGAGTGCGACGTCGCCGTGGCCTTCACCTACGACGGCTTGCAGATCAGCACTGACAATCTCGACGACTTCAAGGTGCGCGAGCTACTCCTCGACCACGTTCGCGTCGCCCTCCCGCTCGACCATCCGATGGCGAAGCAGGACAGCGTGAACCTTGCCGAGCTGTCGTCCGACCCGTGGATCGCCGGCTGTCCGCGTTGCCGAGGGCACCTGCTCTCCCTCGCCGACCAGGCCGGCTTCCGCCCCGACGTCGCATTCGAGACCGAGGACTACGTGGCGGTGCTCGGCCTCGTGGCTGAGGGGCTCGGAGTCTCGCTGGTGCCCGACCTCATCCTGCGTTCGGCGCCGAACGCCCGGGTGAAGGTGCTGCCGATCGACCCGCCGTCCCATCGCACGGTGTACGCGGTCACCACCCCGGATCTCACCCGTGTGCCGGCCGTTGCAGCCACCATCGAAGCCCTCGTCGAGGCAGCATCCGACGCATCGTGCGTCGGCGCACCGCACTGA
- a CDS encoding DNA internalization-related competence protein ComEC/Rec2: MSAASERSVLDLRLLLPALLAWAVCAALLSAPTGLVLAVGVGTLAAAVVSASRRSWAWVLCCVAMTVLLVGLLGHRSVADSGLVPSLAQRSATVRVEAKVISDPVRLPPKATAEPMWRVRLQITRISGRGEVSSARTPVLAFGGEALSTLRWHERVRAVGRLQPPRDGADVRATLRISGPVEVTSRAGPIEQAVEHLRGGLRSSTAGLPQDPAGLVPALVIGDTSRLPEQLNEDMRATGMTHLNAVSGSNVTVVLLCVQWLAGLIRVPRRWRMPFAFVGLGLFVMLCRPEPSVVRASAMGVVGLLAFRTGSRPAGAPALAAAILVLLIIDPGLSRSFGFILSSLATLGLLLFARRWADVMAARLPRRCKPLAEATAVPLAAQVFCAPVTVLLQPMVSLVGLPANVLAAPLVPIATVAGVLVVVTAPILAPVAMLLAWVAGLPAWGIALIAHAAAAVPFGALPWIGGWWGVALLVAVISILLVTGPWWWAQALRRRWAAAAAALTALAVTAPVPPGPVTGGWVAAMCDVGQGDAMVLRGSVGHTVLIDTGPDPEAVGTCLDRLGVAQLDAVVLTHFHADHVAGLAGALRGRVVREVFITSVDQDEGASRSDEASARGPTLELLARRRIPVHSLRQGDQLSWPGLTAGVLWPARILTEGSVQNNGSLVLDVDLRGQRMLLTGDIEREAAANVRRALAGSPDRRPIALLKVAHHGSSNQDDALVLAAGTQVCLISVGRDNSYGHPAPRTLQLLARSGCAVLRTDQRGTVVLHLRAGVLATSR, encoded by the coding sequence GTGAGCGCCGCGAGTGAGCGCTCCGTGCTCGACCTGCGGCTCCTGCTCCCGGCTCTGCTCGCCTGGGCGGTCTGCGCGGCGCTGTTGTCGGCACCGACCGGTCTAGTGCTCGCTGTCGGAGTCGGCACGCTCGCCGCCGCTGTCGTGAGTGCGAGCAGGCGATCCTGGGCGTGGGTGCTTTGTTGTGTCGCCATGACCGTTCTGCTGGTCGGTCTCCTCGGGCATCGCAGCGTCGCGGACTCCGGGCTGGTGCCCTCACTCGCCCAGCGGTCGGCGACGGTGCGGGTGGAGGCAAAGGTGATCTCCGACCCGGTGCGACTGCCGCCGAAGGCAACTGCGGAGCCGATGTGGCGAGTACGGCTGCAGATCACCCGCATCTCCGGGCGCGGTGAGGTGTCCAGCGCCCGCACCCCGGTGCTGGCGTTCGGAGGCGAGGCGCTGAGCACCCTGCGCTGGCACGAACGAGTGCGGGCCGTCGGCAGGCTCCAGCCACCACGAGACGGTGCGGACGTCCGGGCCACCTTGCGGATCAGCGGTCCGGTCGAGGTGACCTCGCGTGCCGGACCGATCGAACAAGCGGTGGAACACCTGCGCGGCGGCCTCCGGTCCAGCACCGCCGGCCTACCGCAAGACCCGGCCGGACTCGTCCCCGCCTTGGTCATCGGCGACACCAGCCGGCTGCCGGAGCAGTTGAACGAGGACATGCGCGCGACCGGGATGACTCACCTCAACGCAGTCAGCGGCTCGAACGTGACCGTCGTGCTGTTGTGCGTGCAGTGGCTGGCCGGGCTGATCCGCGTTCCACGACGGTGGCGCATGCCGTTCGCGTTCGTCGGGCTCGGGCTGTTCGTCATGCTCTGTCGCCCCGAGCCCAGCGTCGTCCGTGCCTCCGCGATGGGGGTGGTCGGTCTGTTGGCGTTTCGCACCGGAAGCCGGCCGGCCGGTGCACCGGCGCTGGCCGCCGCGATCCTGGTGCTGTTGATCATCGACCCCGGCCTGTCGAGGTCGTTCGGATTCATCCTCTCAAGCCTTGCGACCTTGGGTCTGCTGCTGTTCGCTCGGCGGTGGGCAGACGTCATGGCGGCCCGCCTTCCACGACGGTGCAAGCCGCTGGCTGAGGCGACGGCGGTGCCTCTGGCCGCTCAGGTCTTCTGCGCACCGGTCACGGTGCTCCTGCAACCCATGGTGAGTCTGGTCGGATTGCCGGCGAATGTGCTCGCCGCGCCCTTGGTGCCGATCGCGACGGTTGCGGGGGTGCTCGTCGTCGTCACCGCGCCGATCCTTGCGCCCGTGGCGATGCTGCTCGCGTGGGTGGCCGGTCTGCCCGCCTGGGGCATCGCGTTGATCGCGCACGCTGCAGCAGCAGTGCCGTTCGGGGCGCTGCCGTGGATCGGTGGATGGTGGGGCGTGGCGTTGCTGGTGGCGGTGATCTCGATCCTGCTGGTCACCGGCCCCTGGTGGTGGGCGCAAGCGCTCCGCCGACGTTGGGCCGCGGCTGCAGCTGCGCTCACGGCGCTCGCGGTCACTGCGCCGGTGCCGCCCGGGCCGGTCACCGGCGGCTGGGTGGCCGCCATGTGCGATGTCGGCCAGGGCGACGCGATGGTGCTGCGGGGGAGTGTCGGGCACACCGTGCTCATCGACACCGGACCCGACCCGGAGGCCGTCGGCACCTGCCTCGATCGCCTCGGGGTGGCGCAGCTGGACGCCGTGGTGCTGACCCACTTCCATGCCGACCACGTGGCGGGTCTGGCCGGGGCGTTGCGCGGACGAGTGGTGCGGGAGGTCTTCATCACCTCGGTCGACCAGGACGAAGGTGCATCGCGCAGCGACGAAGCAAGCGCACGCGGGCCGACCCTGGAGCTGCTGGCCCGCCGCCGCATCCCAGTGCATTCATTACGTCAGGGTGACCAGTTGTCCTGGCCCGGCCTCACGGCAGGAGTGCTGTGGCCCGCTCGAATACTCACCGAAGGATCCGTGCAGAACAACGGCAGCCTGGTGCTCGACGTCGATCTGCGCGGCCAACGGATGCTGCTCACCGGCGACATCGAACGAGAAGCTGCAGCGAACGTCCGTCGGGCCCTTGCCGGGTCGCCCGACCGGCGTCCGATCGCTTTGCTGAAGGTGGCGCACCACGGATCGTCCAATCAGGACGACGCGCTGGTGCTCGCCGCTGGCACGCAGGTCTGCCTCATCAGCGTGGGGAGGGACAACTCCTACGGGCATCCCGCTCCCAGAACTCTGCAGTTGCTGGCGCGATCAGGATGTGCGGTGTTGCGCACCGATCAGCGCGGCACGGTCGTGCTCCACTTGCGCGCTGGGGTCCTGGCGACCAGCCGGTGA
- a CDS encoding helix-hairpin-helix domain-containing protein, with translation MPARHNQPPDRLAAILAELDEGRRTPWVPAEDEIIDRRPLWPRRRGRAEQTSTQTQDLEALPFASDPVDRDEPEPTSRADRRARGLPGRDIQPHTPLFRSPLPDTEIESHPGRSALTGALVVLVVVAAVFGFRVWSARSSSEPVPLAGAASAASTSSAVSRSTPARSPMSAAGTNRGQASAGAPPSASSFLVHVVGQVHRPGVVRLPAGSRVDDALRAAGGATRSADLALVNLARPVSDGEQIHVPKPGEMPAPPPAAPPAAGSGGVKESGSAASGPVNLNTASESDLDSLPGVGPVLAARIVQWRTTNGRFSSVDDLGEVSGIGDKLLAQLRPLVAV, from the coding sequence ATGCCAGCCCGTCACAACCAGCCACCGGATCGACTCGCCGCGATCCTCGCCGAACTCGACGAGGGGAGACGTACCCCGTGGGTGCCGGCCGAGGACGAGATCATCGACCGCCGCCCGCTGTGGCCGCGGCGCAGGGGGCGCGCCGAGCAGACGTCGACACAGACACAGGATCTGGAGGCACTGCCTTTCGCCAGCGATCCTGTTGATCGCGACGAGCCGGAGCCGACCTCACGCGCCGATCGCCGGGCCCGCGGTCTGCCCGGGCGCGACATCCAGCCACATACGCCGCTGTTCCGATCTCCGCTGCCCGACACCGAGATCGAATCGCATCCCGGCCGGTCGGCCCTCACCGGAGCGCTGGTGGTGCTGGTCGTGGTCGCGGCGGTCTTCGGATTTCGCGTGTGGTCGGCTCGCAGCAGCTCCGAACCCGTGCCATTGGCCGGCGCCGCGAGCGCTGCCTCCACCTCGTCGGCGGTGAGTCGTTCGACTCCTGCTAGGTCACCCATGTCGGCGGCCGGCACCAACCGGGGACAAGCGAGCGCCGGAGCGCCGCCGAGCGCGTCGAGCTTCCTGGTGCACGTCGTCGGTCAGGTGCACCGTCCCGGAGTGGTGCGTCTGCCGGCCGGGTCGCGCGTGGACGATGCGCTGCGAGCAGCGGGCGGCGCCACGCGGTCCGCCGATCTGGCCCTTGTCAATCTGGCGCGTCCGGTGTCCGATGGTGAACAGATCCACGTGCCCAAACCGGGGGAGATGCCTGCGCCGCCACCCGCAGCTCCGCCGGCCGCCGGCTCGGGTGGAGTCAAGGAATCCGGCAGCGCAGCGAGTGGGCCGGTCAACCTCAACACCGCCTCCGAGTCCGACCTCGATTCACTGCCCGGAGTAGGGCCGGTGTTGGCCGCCCGGATCGTCCAGTGGCGCACCACCAACGGGCGGTTCAGCTCCGTCGACGATCTCGGTGAGGTCAGCGGCATCGGCGACAAACTGTTGGCACAACTACGTCCGCTCGTCGCGGTCTGA
- a CDS encoding DegV family protein, with amino-acid sequence MTVAVVTDSSAYLPREIAARARVFVVPLHVALDGVSHDEGVDISPGDVADALRAHRAVVTSRPSPGAFLEVYEELLARGVDRIVSVHLSGHMSGTVSSAEIAAAECAADIRVVDSGVIGMAMGFPVLAAAQAAADGADLDVVTRVVQQQAGAARAFFYVDTLEHLRRGGRVGRASSLVGSALSIKPLLTLTDGHIEALEKVRTTSRALARMLALSVDAADAMDTEQGIDLAVQHLDARERAEQLAEQLAETVPGVRRVLVDELGAAVGAHVGPGTVSVAIVPRPESGLSDVLD; translated from the coding sequence ATGACGGTAGCGGTGGTCACGGACTCCTCGGCATATCTGCCGAGGGAGATCGCGGCCCGTGCGCGCGTCTTCGTGGTGCCGCTGCACGTCGCCCTCGACGGCGTCTCCCACGACGAGGGAGTCGACATCTCGCCCGGCGACGTCGCCGACGCACTGCGCGCGCATCGCGCCGTCGTCACCTCCCGCCCGTCGCCGGGAGCATTCTTGGAGGTCTACGAGGAGCTGTTGGCGCGCGGTGTCGACCGCATCGTCTCGGTGCACCTTTCCGGCCACATGTCGGGCACGGTGTCGTCGGCCGAGATCGCCGCCGCGGAATGTGCCGCCGACATCCGGGTGGTCGACAGTGGTGTCATCGGGATGGCCATGGGCTTTCCGGTGCTCGCCGCGGCCCAGGCCGCAGCTGACGGAGCAGATCTGGACGTGGTGACGCGGGTTGTGCAGCAGCAGGCCGGCGCCGCGCGTGCGTTCTTCTACGTCGACACCCTCGAACACCTGCGCCGTGGCGGACGGGTCGGTCGGGCGTCCTCGCTCGTGGGCTCGGCATTGTCGATCAAGCCGCTGTTGACGCTGACCGACGGGCACATCGAGGCCTTGGAGAAGGTGCGGACGACCTCGCGCGCCCTGGCCCGCATGCTGGCGCTGAGCGTCGATGCAGCCGACGCGATGGACACCGAGCAGGGCATTGACCTGGCCGTGCAGCACCTGGATGCCCGTGAGCGTGCCGAGCAGCTCGCCGAGCAGCTGGCCGAAACGGTGCCGGGTGTGCGCCGGGTGCTCGTGGACGAGCTCGGCGCCGCGGTCGGGGCACATGTCGGGCCCGGCACGGTGTCGGTGGCGATCGTTCCTCGGCCCGAAAGCGGCCTGTCGGACGTCTTGGACTAG
- the leuS gene encoding leucine--tRNA ligase has translation MTNEQKTASDTPKFRYTAELAGRIEQAWQDKWEQEGTFNAPNPSGPWADPDALGKDKYFLQDMFPYPSGAGLHVGHPLGFIATDVFARYQRMTGKNVLYTMGFDAFGLPAEQYAVQTGQHPRKTTEDNIVTYRRQLRRLGLSHDLRRSFATIDPEYYKWTQWIFLKIYNAWYDEQAGKARPIEELVAGYESGQIATPDGRAWADLDAVERTAAVDARRLAYKKEVPVNWAPGLGTVVANEEVTNEGLTERGDMPVFRRNLSQWMMRITAYADRLIDDLDRMEWPESIKAMQRNWIGRSQGAALSFQVDGSDASIEVFTTRPDTVFGATFMVLAPEHPLVEQIVPAQWPEGTKDVWTGGAADPRAAVADYRLAASRKSDVERQADEKTKTGVFTGAYATNPLTGNAIPVFIADYVLMGYGTGAIMAVPGQDDRDWAYATAFELPIVRTVQPANGHPDDQPFLGDGPAINSANGRISLDGMGVADAKAKIIEFVEAEGFGHGTINYKLRDWLFSRQRYWGEPFPIVYDQDGVAHPLPDSMLPVELPEVADYSPKTYAPDDKDSMPESPLSRAQEWVSVELDLGDGPKTYRRETDTMPNWAGSCWYEMRYTDPDNHDRFVDRECEEYWMGPGRGAGKGVANDPGGVDLYVGGVEHAVLHLLYARFWHKVLFDLGEISSQEPFRRLFNQGYVQAFAFRDHRGQPVPAAEVEEHPSASGGESTWTWQGQPVTREYGKMGKSLKNVVTPDEMCQQYGADTFRVYEMSMGPLDQSRPWETRAVVGSQRFLQRLWRNVVDEETGESVVSDDPADEATLRLLHKTIEAVRGDFETLGYNTTIARLIELNNALTRLDASPRSVVEPLVQMVAPLAPHIAEELWQRLGHDTSITFEPFPQADPALLVDDTVTCVVQVLGKVRDRLEVAADISDADLEAAALASDRVQSTIGDKSVRKVIVRAPKLVNIVVG, from the coding sequence ATGACCAACGAACAGAAGACCGCTTCGGACACCCCGAAGTTCCGCTACACCGCCGAACTGGCTGGCCGCATCGAGCAGGCCTGGCAGGACAAATGGGAGCAGGAAGGCACTTTCAACGCCCCCAACCCCAGCGGTCCGTGGGCCGACCCCGACGCGCTGGGCAAGGACAAGTACTTCCTGCAGGACATGTTCCCCTACCCCTCCGGCGCCGGCCTGCACGTCGGGCACCCGCTGGGGTTCATCGCCACCGACGTCTTCGCGCGCTACCAGCGGATGACCGGCAAGAACGTGCTCTACACGATGGGTTTCGATGCCTTCGGTCTGCCGGCCGAGCAGTACGCGGTGCAGACCGGGCAGCACCCGCGCAAGACCACCGAGGACAACATCGTCACCTACCGGCGGCAGCTGCGCCGCCTGGGTTTGTCGCATGACCTGCGGCGTTCGTTCGCCACGATCGACCCGGAGTACTACAAGTGGACGCAGTGGATCTTCCTGAAGATCTACAACGCCTGGTACGACGAGCAGGCGGGTAAGGCGCGTCCGATCGAGGAGCTGGTCGCCGGCTACGAGTCGGGCCAGATCGCCACCCCGGACGGCCGTGCGTGGGCCGACCTGGATGCCGTCGAGCGCACCGCCGCCGTGGACGCGCGCCGCCTGGCGTACAAGAAGGAAGTGCCCGTCAACTGGGCACCCGGCCTGGGCACCGTCGTCGCCAACGAAGAGGTCACCAACGAGGGCCTGACCGAGCGCGGCGACATGCCCGTCTTCCGCCGCAACCTGTCGCAGTGGATGATGCGCATCACCGCCTACGCCGACCGGCTGATCGACGACCTCGACCGCATGGAATGGCCCGAGTCGATCAAGGCGATGCAGCGCAACTGGATTGGTCGCTCCCAGGGTGCGGCGCTGAGCTTCCAGGTCGATGGTTCGGATGCTTCCATCGAGGTCTTCACCACCCGTCCCGACACCGTCTTCGGTGCGACCTTCATGGTGCTGGCTCCCGAGCACCCGCTGGTCGAGCAGATCGTGCCGGCGCAGTGGCCGGAGGGCACCAAGGACGTCTGGACCGGCGGCGCTGCCGACCCGCGTGCAGCCGTCGCCGACTACCGACTGGCTGCCTCGCGCAAGAGTGACGTCGAACGTCAGGCTGACGAGAAGACCAAGACGGGTGTCTTCACCGGCGCTTATGCGACGAACCCGTTGACCGGCAACGCGATTCCGGTTTTCATCGCCGATTACGTGCTGATGGGTTATGGCACCGGAGCGATCATGGCCGTGCCCGGACAGGACGACCGCGACTGGGCTTACGCCACCGCCTTCGAGCTTCCCATCGTCCGCACCGTGCAGCCCGCCAACGGCCACCCGGACGACCAGCCCTTCCTGGGCGACGGCCCCGCCATCAACTCCGCCAACGGGCGAATCTCGTTGGACGGCATGGGTGTTGCCGATGCCAAGGCAAAGATCATCGAGTTCGTCGAGGCAGAAGGTTTCGGCCATGGCACCATCAACTACAAGCTGCGCGACTGGCTGTTCAGTCGCCAGCGGTACTGGGGTGAGCCCTTCCCGATCGTCTACGACCAGGACGGCGTGGCACACCCGCTGCCCGACTCGATGCTGCCGGTCGAACTGCCCGAGGTGGCCGACTACTCGCCCAAGACCTACGCACCCGACGACAAGGACTCCATGCCGGAGTCGCCGTTGTCGCGCGCGCAGGAGTGGGTGAGCGTCGAACTCGACCTGGGAGACGGCCCCAAGACCTACCGCCGCGAGACCGACACCATGCCCAACTGGGCCGGATCCTGTTGGTACGAGATGCGTTACACCGACCCCGACAACCACGACCGCTTCGTCGACCGCGAGTGCGAGGAGTACTGGATGGGCCCCGGCCGGGGCGCGGGCAAGGGTGTCGCGAACGACCCGGGCGGTGTCGACCTGTACGTCGGCGGCGTGGAGCACGCGGTGCTGCACCTGCTGTACGCACGCTTCTGGCACAAGGTGTTGTTCGACCTGGGCGAGATCAGCTCGCAGGAGCCTTTCCGCCGGTTGTTCAACCAGGGATACGTCCAGGCGTTCGCATTCCGTGACCACCGCGGTCAGCCGGTGCCAGCCGCCGAGGTGGAGGAGCACCCCAGCGCCTCCGGTGGTGAGTCGACCTGGACGTGGCAGGGCCAGCCGGTCACTCGTGAGTACGGGAAGATGGGCAAGTCGCTGAAGAACGTCGTCACTCCTGACGAGATGTGCCAGCAGTACGGCGCCGACACCTTCCGGGTCTACGAGATGTCGATGGGTCCGCTGGATCAGTCGCGCCCGTGGGAGACCCGCGCCGTCGTGGGCTCGCAGCGTTTCCTGCAGCGGCTGTGGCGCAACGTCGTCGACGAGGAGACCGGTGAGTCGGTGGTCAGCGACGACCCCGCGGACGAGGCCACGCTGCGCCTGCTGCACAAGACGATCGAGGCTGTGCGTGGCGACTTCGAGACGCTGGGCTACAACACCACGATCGCTCGGTTGATCGAGCTGAACAACGCCCTCACCCGCCTGGACGCCTCACCACGATCGGTCGTCGAGCCGTTGGTGCAGATGGTGGCGCCGCTGGCCCCGCACATCGCTGAGGAACTCTGGCAGCGCCTGGGCCATGACACCTCGATCACCTTCGAACCCTTCCCGCAGGCCGACCCCGCCCTGCTGGTCGACGACACCGTGACCTGCGTGGTGCAGGTGCTGGGCAAGGTGCGCGACCGCCTGGAGGTGGCCGCCGACATCAGCGACGCCGACTTGGAGGCCGCCGCGCTGGCCAGCGATCGCGTGCAGAGCACGATCGGTGACAAGTCGGTGCGCAAGGTGATCGTGCGGGCACCGAAGCTGGTCAACATCGTGGTCGGCTGA
- a CDS encoding geranylgeranyl reductase family protein, with product MPSSTHTDVLVVGAGPAGSAAATWAARHGLDVVLADAAVFPRDKTCGDGLTPRAIGELDRLGLTEWVFAHTENHGLRAHGFGQRLELPWPDVEGLPNRGSAVARTELDDHLRTTALKAGAVGVEGAKAVDARLEGGRVRAVTFRGSEGTFEIECERLVVADGVRSPLGKVLGREWHRDTVYAVAGRSYVTSTMSNDPWISSHLELRGEEGQLLSGYGWVFPLGDGSVNLGAGTLATTKRPADVAIKPLMQVYADTIGDQFGLSGELRQPTSALLPMGGAVSNVAGPNWALIGDAAACINPLNGEGIDYGLEGGRFIAEMLVAGDPLETAWPALLTEHYGEAFSIARRLAGVFSNPKLLTALGPVGMRSDLLMTLALRWMGNLVTAEDRDRAARVWRFAGRRSVALDARPPFS from the coding sequence ATGCCCTCTTCGACCCACACGGATGTTCTTGTCGTCGGGGCCGGTCCCGCAGGTTCGGCGGCCGCCACCTGGGCGGCACGTCACGGCCTGGACGTCGTCCTGGCCGATGCTGCGGTCTTTCCCCGTGACAAGACCTGCGGCGACGGCCTGACCCCCCGAGCCATCGGCGAACTCGACCGGCTCGGCCTCACCGAATGGGTCTTCGCCCACACCGAGAACCACGGCCTGCGCGCGCACGGTTTCGGCCAGCGGCTCGAACTGCCCTGGCCCGACGTCGAGGGCCTGCCCAATCGCGGCTCAGCTGTGGCCCGCACCGAACTGGACGACCACCTGCGCACCACCGCGCTCAAGGCCGGCGCGGTCGGCGTCGAAGGCGCCAAGGCAGTCGATGCCCGGCTCGAAGGTGGACGCGTGCGCGCAGTGACCTTTCGCGGCAGCGAGGGCACCTTCGAGATCGAGTGCGAACGGCTCGTCGTCGCCGACGGAGTGCGCTCCCCGCTGGGCAAAGTGCTCGGACGCGAATGGCACCGCGACACGGTGTACGCCGTGGCCGGGCGCTCCTACGTCACCTCGACGATGAGCAACGACCCGTGGATCTCCTCCCACCTCGAACTACGCGGCGAGGAAGGCCAACTGCTGTCCGGTTACGGCTGGGTCTTCCCGCTCGGCGACGGCTCGGTGAATCTCGGCGCGGGCACCCTCGCCACCACCAAACGTCCGGCCGATGTCGCGATCAAGCCGCTGATGCAGGTGTACGCCGACACGATCGGCGACCAGTTCGGTCTGTCCGGTGAACTGCGGCAGCCCACTTCGGCGCTGCTGCCGATGGGTGGCGCGGTCTCCAATGTCGCCGGCCCCAACTGGGCACTCATCGGCGACGCCGCCGCATGCATCAACCCGCTCAACGGCGAAGGCATCGACTACGGCCTGGAGGGCGGACGTTTCATCGCCGAGATGCTGGTGGCCGGTGACCCGCTGGAGACGGCATGGCCCGCGCTGCTGACCGAGCACTACGGCGAGGCCTTCTCCATCGCGCGCCGCCTCGCAGGGGTCTTCAGCAACCCCAAACTGCTCACCGCGCTCGGCCCGGTCGGGATGCGCTCCGACCTGTTGATGACGCTCGCGCTGCGCTGGATGGGCAACCTGGTCACCGCGGAAGACCGCGACCGCGCCGCACGGGTGTGGCGCTTCGCCGGACGCCGCTCGGTGGCGCTCGACGCCCGCCCGCCGTTCAGCTGA